Below is a window of Bordetella genomosp. 9 DNA.
ACGTGTACTTCAACCAGCCGATACTCGAGCTGCTGCAGCGAGCCTTCCCGCGCTCCGTCGCCCTGGTGAATCTGGTCCCGACCGCGACCCAGCTGGGTTTCGCGTGCGGCCTGTTCTTCCTGGTCCCCTTGGGAGACCGGGTCGATCGGCGCAAATTGATCCTCGGTCAGGCCGCCTTGCTGATCGTGGCCCTGGTCTGTGTGGCGACGGCGCCGAATGTCTGGGCGCTGGTCGCCGCGTCGGCGGTGGTGGGCCTTTCGGCATCGGTCGCCCAGCAGATCGTCCCGTTCGCGGCCGAACTGGCGACCCCCGGGCGCCGTGGCCAGGTCGTCGGGACGGTGATGAGCGGCGTGCTTTGCGGGATGCTCCTGGGCCGGGCCTTCGGCGGCTTTGCCGGCGACCATTGGGGCTGGCGCGCGACCTTCTGGCTGGGCGCGATCACCACCGCCCTGGCCTGGCTGATGCTGCTGGCCAGGCTCCCCCACAGCGCGCCGAAGACGGACCACGGCTACATTCGGCTGATGAAGTCGCTGATCGTGCTGTGGCGCGAAGAGCCCCTGTTGCGCCGGGCGACGTGCATCCAGGCCGCGTTGTTTGGCTCCTTCATCGGGCTATGGACCATCCTGGCCTTGCGGCTGCACCAGGCCTTCGGCCTGGGCGCCGATGTGGCGGGCCTCATGGGCGTGGTGGGCGCGGCGGGCATCCTGATCGCCCCGCTGGCCGGCCGCGTCGCCGACCGCCGCGGACCGCACGCGGTGATCGGGCTCGGCTGCCTGATCATGCTGGTGTCGTACGCCGTGCTCGGCTTCTGGGGCAGCCTCGTCGGCCTGGTCGTCGGCATCGTCCTGCTGGATTTCGGCGAGCAGGCGGCGCTCATCTCCAACCAGCACGTGATCTACGCCCTGCGTCCCGAAGCCAGGAGCCGGCTCAACACCCTGTTCATGAGCGGCATGTTCGTCGGCGGTGCCGCCGGCTCTTGGGGAGCGGGCCTCAGCTGGCGGCTGGGCGGCTGGCCCGCCGCCAGCCTGTTCGGCGGCGCCCTGGTCCTGCTGGCCTTCGTTCTCCACTTTTCCGGCCGGCTGGCCGCCAGGGGAAAGGCCGGGGCCTGACGCGCCCGGCCGAATTATCTTCGCGGCGCTATGGCCGTCGGCCGAACAGGCCTGCCAGGCCGTAGCGCAGCCGCGCCCACATCGCCTTCGCGCCGATACTCAGCATGTTGAGTTCCGCGGCCGGCGCGGCCCCGCCCGCCGCGCGCTGGCGCCCTTGCACCATCAGCGACTGCGCGAGCGCCAGCACGGCCTGCGCCTGACTGAGTACGGCCTGCGCCTGCAGCAGGACCGCCTGGGCATCGACGCCCTGGGCGGGAACAGAACCGGTATGGGGATTCGGCGTCACGGCGGGGCCGCCGGCGCTTGCGGTTGCGTTGGCGCGCGGGGCCGTGGCAGCCGGCGCGGAAGCACCGCCCTCGCCCGTCATTGCCGTCATCGCCGGCGCGGCGGCATCCGCCATGACGCCATCGTCCAGCGCCAGGGACTGCGCCAGATTTCGTTCGAACTGGCCCAGTATCTGCGCCGCGACCTCGGCGATCATGCCGCTTCCGCGCCCATACTGCGCCACCGACCCCGACAAGGCCAGCTGCGTCGTCACCGTCACCTGCGTGCCGTCCGCCGCCGGCGTCAGCGCGAAACTGAACTCGGAACGCGCCGAGCCGCGCCCCTTGGCATCGGTGCCCGATCCCTCCAGCCACGCGATATGGCGGGCCTCGTCCCGGCGCACCAGCGCCGCCTCTCCATCGAACGACAGCCTGATGGGACCCAGCCGCACCGATACCGAGCCCTTGTACCGGTCGTCGCCCAGGACTTCCGTCAGGCGGGCGCCGGGCAGGCAGGGCAGGATGCGCGGCACGTCCAGCATCAGCTGCCAGGCTTCTTCCAGCGGCAATGGCACGTGGAAGGTGTTGGTGAACTCCATGGCGGTTCCTGAAAGGTTGAAAGACTACGGGCCTTCGATCGCGGAAGAAGCCTCGCGAGGTCCCGCGCCGGACCCGTCGGCGCCGGCGCCCTGTCCGGCGCCCTGTCCGGCGGCCATGTCCAGGCATTCGAGCAGGCGCACGGGCGTCAACGGAAACTCGAACAGGCGCACGCCCTGGTCCGCCAGCGCATGTTCGACCGCGCCGATGACCGCGGCGGCGACCGGGATGGTCGCGCATTCTCCGACGCCCTTGACGCCCAGCGGATTCAGCGGCGTGAGCGAAGGCTGGAATATCACTTCCACGTCCGGCACCTCCGGCGCGGTCGGCAGCAGGTATTCCGCGAAGGTCGTCGTCAGCGGCTGCCCGCTGTCGTCGTATCCCATCCATTCGAACAGGGCATTGCCGATGCCGTGCACGACGCCGCCATGGACCTGGCCTTCGGCCAGCATGGGGTTGATGATGCGTCCGCTGTCCTGTACGGCCACATAGCGGACGATGGCGACCGCGCCGGTCAGGGCGTCCACTTCGACTTCACAGGCATGCGATGCGCCCGCGTATGCCTGCGCGTCGCAATGGAAATGTTCGACTTCGTCCAGGCCGGGGTCGCCGGGTACCGGCAGCGCATAGCCGGGAACGCCTTTGAGCAGCATGGCCAGCCGCGCCAGCGCGACGGAGTCGCCTGTACCCGTTCGCGGCACGACTTCGCCGTCACGCAGGGTCAAGTCATCCGGCAAGGTGTTCAGCACCACCGCGGCCGCGTCGAGGATCCTGCGCCGCAGGCGCGCCGAGGCCTGGTCTACCGCGGACCCCGCCATGATCGCCTGGCGGCTGGCGAATCCGCCCATGCCATAGCTGACGAATGCGGTGTCACCGGCGATCACGTGCACGGCTTCGGGGGCGACCCCCAGATGGCCTGCGCAGATCTGCGCCAGCGTGGTCTTGATTCCCTGCCCCATGGCCAGCGCGCCGGTATATACCGTGATCTGGCCGGAAGGCTGCACCCTGACGCGCGCCGATTCGAAGGGCCCGCGGCCCGTGGGCTTGACGCTGTTGGCCAGGCCGATTCCGCGGTGCAGCCCTTTGTCGAGCGACGCCAGCCTGCGCGCTTCGAAACCGTCGTAGTCGATGGCCTCCAGCGCGCGCGCCTGCAAGGCCGGGAAGTCGCCGCTGTCTATGGTCAAGGGCACGCCGGCGCGCGACTTCAGCGGCTTGGTGTAGGGAATCTTTTCCGCCGGGATCAGGTTGCGCCGGCGGCACTCGGCGCGATCGATGCCCAGTTCGGCGCTGATGCGGTCGAGCAGGCGCTCCATCACGAACGCCGCCTGCGGGTAGCCGGCCCCGCGCACCGTGGCGACGGGAACCTTGTTGGTATAGGCCACCGAGACGTCCAGGTGATAGGCCGGGACGATATACGGACCCGTCATGGATGACGCGGCGTTGTACGGGACATTGGTGCCCTGCGGCGTGTAAGCGCCATGATCGTGCACCATGCGTCCTCGCAGGCCGAGCAGGCGCCCGCGTTCGTCGACCGCGACCGCCATCGACCAATACTGGTCGCGTTCCTGGATCGCGCTGACGAAATTCTCGCGGCGATCCTCCACCCACTTGACCGGCCGGCCGAGCTTGCGGGCCGCCGCCGGCACGGCGATTTCTTCCGGATAGATCATGAACTTGGCGCCGAAGCCGCCGCCGACGTCCGGCGTCACCACGCGCAGCAGGTCCTCCGGGTGACCCAGCATCAGCGCGATCGTGTAGTGCAGTTCATGCGCCATCTGCGTGGAGGACCAGACGGTCAGCTCGCCAGACGACGGGTCCGGCCGTGCCAGCACGCCGCGGCCCTCCATCGGATGGGCGCAGCCGCGATGCACATGGAATTCTTCTTCCAGCACCCGGTGCGCGGCGGCGAAGGCCGCATCGCAATCACCGTATGACAAGACGTACTGCTGCAGGACGTTGGAGGCGACTTCGGTACGCACGCGCGGGGCCGACGGCGCGAGCGCATCGCGGCAATCCGACACCGCCGGCAGGACCTCGTAGTCGACGGCGACCGCCGCGGCGGCGTCCTCGGCCACATGGCGCGACGACGCGACGACGATCGCCACCGCTTCGCCCACGAAGGCCGTCTCGCGCGGCGCCAGCACGAACGGCGTCGTATCGGCGGGCAGGTTGGCCAGCGGGAATCCCAGCGGCATACGCCACTCGGTCAGCTCGCCGAACAGGTCTTGCGCCGCGTACACCGCCGCCACGCCCGGCATGGCGCGGGCCGCGGTGGCGTCGATGGAAAGTATGCGCGCATGCGCGTGCGGACTGCGCACGAAGCAGGCATGCAGCGTCCCATCGACGGCGATGTCGTCCAGGAAGCGGGCGGTACCCGTCAACAGCGATTCGTCCTCGATGCGCAGCGCGGACTGGCCGATACCTGGATTGGCGTGACTCGCGACGCGCGCTTCGGCGTTCGCGGTATCCGCGCGTGGTTCGCGTTCAAACGATACGTCCATCGCCCTGTCCTTCGCGCAGTCTCCGGGCCGCGCGCAGGGCGGCGGCCACGATGTTCTGGTAGCCCGTGCAACGGCACAGATGCCCGGACAGCACGTCCCGCACGGCGTCCTCGTCGGGATCCGGCTGGTCCCGCAGCAGTTCCACCAGGGACATGAGGATGCCCGGCGTGCAGTAGCCGCATTGCAGCGCGTGCAGTTCATGAAAAGCCGCCTGCAAGGCATGCGGCGTCCCGTCGCTGGCCGCCAGGCCTTCGATGGTCTCCACCTGGCAGTCCTCGGCCTGCACCGCCAGCATCAGGCAGGCGCGGGCGGAATGGCCATCGACGAGCACGGTGCAGGCGCCGCATACGCCATGCTCGCAGCCCACGTGCGTGCCGGTGAGTTTCAATTCCCCGCGCAGGAAGTCCGCGAGGTGCACGCGCGGCTCGGCCGTGCCCTGACGGGTTTCTCCGTTGACGACCAGCCGTATCGGCTTGGGCGCGGCGTCCATGGCATCCTCGTTCATGGCGATGCGGTCTCCTCGCTGGCGATGGCCCGCCGGACGGCCTGATCCAGGGCCCGGCGCGCCAGCACCGCGGCCAGCCTGCGGCGATACCATGCGGGCACGTAGCTGTCCCCGCTGGCATCGACCTGCCCGCACAAGGCGGCGGCGTCCGCCAGCGTATCCGCGTCCGGTGCGCGGCCCAACAGCGCCTGTTCGGCTTCACGCATGCGCAACGGCGCGATCGCCACGCCCCCCAGCGTCAGCGAAGCCCGCGCGATGCGGCGCCGGTCGTCCAGCGCGACCATTGCCGCACAGGAGACGATGGCGAAATCGCCGTGGCGACGCGCGAACTCGACGAAGGCATGGCCATGGCGGCGCGGCCAGGCCGGCACCCGCACCGCGGTCACCATCTCGTCGGGCTCCATCGCGGGGGTCATGTAGGCGGCCGGGAAGTCCGCGATGGCGATCTGACGCGTGCCGCGCCGGCTGCGCACCACGACGGCCGCGTCCATCGCCATGGCCACGGTGGGAATCTCCGCGGACGGGTCCAGTTGGCAGAGGCTGCCGCCTACGGTGCCGCGGTTGCGCGTCTGCCGGTGGCCGACGTGCAGTACGGCCTCGCGCCACAACGGCAGGCGCTCGGCCACCAGCGGCGAGAACTCGACGTCGCGCTGCCGCGTCATCGCACCGATCTCTATCCAGTCGCCCGTATCGTCTGCGCGGATATAGGCCAGCTCGGGGATGCGGTTGATGTCCACCAGGCAATCCGGAAACGCGAAGCGCATGTTCAGCATGGCGACCAGCGACTGGCCGCCTGCCAGGATGCGCGCGTTCTCCGTATCGCCCAGCATGCGCAAGGCTTCGTCCACCGTGCGCGGCGCCAGATAGCGCAGGACCGGGGCTTTCATCGGCGTCCGTCAGATCTTGGAAAGGTCCAGCGCCGCTTTGGCGAACAGCTCCTCGGGCGCGACCTTCCGCTTCGACAACCCCTGTTCGAAGTGGTAGCGGGCGAAGGTTTCGATGTTGTGGCGGTTCGCTTCCAGCCCGTAGGGCCAGTAGTCGTCGCCCATGATCGAGCGCGCCTCGTTGTAGTGATGCACCATCCACGGCAGCGTGACCGCCAGGTGGCAGATTTCGTTCAGCTCCTTGACCGCCAGCGCCTTCGCCTTCAGGAAGGCCTTGTAGACGCTGACCGGCAGCCACGGGTTCTCTTCCACCAGGGACTTGCGGATGCCCACCATGTGCATGATGGGGAAGATCTTCGTGCGACGGTAATAGTCCTTCTCGGCCTCGATGTAATCGCCGAACAGGCGGCCGACGTTGGGCGCGCCACGCAGGAAGCAGGACGGCGCGCGCGCGCCGATATAGCCGTCGATTTCGCCGGCCTCCAGCATGCCGGACAGGGTCTTGTCGTCCGGGATCTGCTGAAGATCGATATCCTTGCCCAGGTCGATGGGCGCCCGCTCGCCGCGGCCCGCTTCCTCGATGCCGCCGCGGCGCCATTTGATGTCGCTGGGCTTGACGCCGTATTCGTCTTCCAGGATGCCGCGTATCCACACGTTGGCGGTGATCTGGTATTCCGGCACGCCGATGACCTTGCCGCGCAGGTCCTGCGGCGTGTTGATGCCGCGGTCGGTGCGGACGTAGATGCCCGACTGGCGGAACACGCGGGAGATGAAGGCCGGCACCGCGACGTATTCATTGTCGCCACGGGCGGTGGTCATCATGTGGCTGCTCATGGAGATCTCGGTGACGTCGAACTCCTGATAGCGGAACGCCCGGTGGAACGCTTCCTCCGGCTCGATCGGTACGGCGGCGACCTCGCACCCCTCGATCGGCGCGCGGCCGTCGAACAATGCCTGGGTCCGGTCGTACGACCCGCAAGCCAGGCTGATTCTCAACTTGTTGCTCATTGCATGCTCCTTGTATCGTGCCATGTAGTGCGTGGGGGAGCCGTCCGGCGGTCAGTCCGCGGACAAGCCTATCTTCTGCGCCAGCGCGGTGAATTTATCGATATCGCTGGCCACCATCTTCTGGAATACCGCCGGCCCGTCTGATGCGGTGTCGTATCCCAGGTCCGCGAGTCTCTGCTGCACTTCGGGGCGCCGCATGATCCTGGCGACACCGTCATAGAGCTTCTGCTTGATATCGTCGGGCGTGCCGGCGGGCACGAGCAGGCCATGCCACTGCGTCAGTTCGTAACCCGGATAGCCCTGTTCCGCCACCGTGGGCACGTCGGGCATCAGCTTGGAGCGTTCCTTGGACGTCACCGCCAATGCCCGCAGCTTGCCCGCCTTGATGAACGGCAGCGCGCTGGACGCGGTGATCACCGCCAGGCCGATCTGCCCGCCCACCACGTCGTTCAGCGCCGGCCCGCAACCCTTGTAGGGCACGTGCACCATGTTGACCTTGGCCTGCAGCTTGAACAGCTCGCCGGCCAGGTGCTGCGGCGTGCCGTTGCCGCAGGAGCCGAACGACACGTCATTGCTCTTGGTCGCCGCGGCCGTCACGTCGGCCAGCTTCTGGTAGGCCGAGTTGGCCGGCACCACGAGCACCGACGGCACATACGCGATGTTGATGATCGCGTCGAAATCCTTCTTGGGATCGAAGGGCAGCGTCTTGAATACGCCCGGGTTCACGGCAAAGGAACTGTTGACCATCAACAGGGAATAGCCGTCCGGCGCGCGCTCCTTGACCACGCGCGCGCCGACGTTGCCGCTCGCGCCCGGGCGGTTTTCGACGATCGCGCTTTTCCCAAGCGTTTCGGGAATGTAGTTGGCGATGAGCCGCGCCAGCATGTCCGTGCCGCCCCCTGGGGGGAACGTCACGATGATGTCCAGGTTCTTGTCAGGAAAGGAGGCGGCGCCTTGCGCGACGGCGGCGCTCGCGCCCGCCTGCAATACGGCCGCCATCGCGGCCCCCAGAAATAACTTCCGTAGCTTCATGGCTTGTTTACCCCTTGTGTATAGGCGCTCATTGGCGGCGCCGGTGTCGTGGCTAATTTAATCAGCCTACTGAGCTTTTACTCATAATACTGAATATTTTTTGGATGGCATCTAGGGGAAGTACTTAGCCGCCGGCGCCGCGCTTTGGGGGCCGGATGTCCATGAGGGGGAAGGGCTTAAGCCGCGCGGGCGGCAGGCAGGAGGGCCCGGCCCAGTTCGCGGTGGGCGGCCAGCAGAAACGGTTTGATGAACCGGCCGCGTCGGGGGTGACGCGGATATCCCGGGTGTCCGGGCTTCATCGCGGGCGGGGCCGCGGTATTGCCGGAATGCACGGACATGCCGTGCGCCGCGCCGCGCGGCACCCCAGTGGAGGCGTGCCGCGCGGCGGGCAGGAGGGTCAACGCGGCAGGTCGCTGTCGCCCATCAGGAAGGCATCGACCGCGCGCGCGCATTGGCGGCCTTCGCGGATCGCCCAGACGACCAGCGACTGGCCGCGCCGCATATCGCCGGCGGCGAAGACTTTCTCCACGCTGGTGCGGTAGTCGTCCGTGTTGGCGCGCACGTTGCCGCGCGCGTCGCGATCGACGCCGAAGGATTCCAGCACCTGCTGGCGCGGCGCGACGAAGCCCATGGCCAGCAGCACCAGGTCGGCCTTGACCTCGAACTCCGAGCCTTCGACTTCGCGCATCTTCATCTGGCCGGTGGCTTCGTCCTTCACCCATTCCACCCGGGCCGCGATCAGCTTGCGCACCACGCCTTTTTCGCCCACCAGCGACTTGGTCGTCACGGCCCAGTCGCGGTCGCAGCCTTCTTCATGCGACGAGGACGTGCGCAGCTTGGCGGGCCAGTACGGCCAGGTCATCGGCTTGTTTTCCGATTCCGGGGGCTGCGGCATCAGTTCGAACTGGGTGACCGACACGGCGCCATGCCGGTTGCTGGTGCCCACGCAATCGGAGCCCGTATCGCCGCCGCCGATCACCACCACGTGCTTGCCCTTGGCCAGCGTCTGGTCGGTCAGGCGATCGCCCGCCACGGCCTTGTTCTGCTGGCGCAGGAAATCCATGGCGTAGTACACGCCCTGCAGTTCGCGGCCGGGCACCGGCAGGTCGCGCGGGGTTTCCGAACCGCCGGCCATCACGACCGCGTCGAATTCCTCGCGCAGCGATTCGGGCGTGCGCGCCGTCAGGCCGTCGGCCGCCGGATCGGCGGGGTTGCCGATGTAGGTCGACGGGCTGAATTCCACGCCTTCCGCTTCCATCTGCGAGATGCGGCGGTCGATCTGCGATTTTTCCAGCTTGAAATCCGGGATGCCGTAGCGCAGCAGGCCGCCGATGCGGTCGCTCTTCTCGAACACCGTCACGGCATGGCCGGCGCGGGCCAGCTGCTGCGCGCAGGCCAGGCCGGCGGGGCCGGAGCCAACCACCGCGACCTTCTTGCCCGTCTTGCGCGACGGCGGCTGCGGTACGACCCAGCCTTCTTCCCAGCCCTTGTCGATGATGGCGTGCTCGATCGACTTGATGCCCACCGCATCGTTGTTGATGTTGAGGGTACAGGCGGCCTCGCAGGGCGCCGGGCAGATGCGGCCGGTGAACTCCGGGAAGTTGTTGGTGGAGTGCAGCACGTCCAGCGCCTTGCGCCATTCCTGCCGGTACACCAGGTCGTTCCAGTCCGGGATGATGTTGTTGACCGGGCAGCCGTTGTTGCAGAACGGGATGCCGCAATCCATGCAGCGCGCCGCCTGCACCTTGGACGCTTCGTCGTCCAGGCGCACGACGAATTCGCGCCAGGTCTTCAGGCGCGCGGACGGGGCCTCATGCGCCTCGTGCAGGCGCTGGTATTCGAGAAATCCGGTGATTTTTCCCATGGTCTATCCTTAAGCGGCCATTTTCTGCGGGTTGGCCGCGCGCCACATTTCGCCCAATGCGCGGCGGTAATCGGTCGGCATGACCTTGACGAATTTGCCGCGCGCGGCTTCCCAGTTGCCCAGGATGTCCCGCGCCTGGAAGCTGCCGGTGTAGCGGAAGTGGTCTTCGATCAGGCGGCGCAGGATGGCTTCGTCGGTTTCCCGTTCGCCGCCGCGCTGCGCGCTGTGCCAGACGTCGATGTTGTTCAGGCTTTGCTGCTCGGCGTGCGGCAGCACGGATTCCAGCTCCACCATGGACAGGTTGCAACGGTTGCGGAAGCTGCCGTCCGGATCCCAGACGTAGGCCACGCCGCCGGACATGCCGGCGGCGAAGTTGCGCCCGGTGCCGCCCAGCACGACCACCGTGCCGCCCGTCATGTATTCGCAGCCATGGTCGCCCGTGCCTTCCACCACCGTGGCCGCGCCGGAATTGCGCACCGCGAAGCGTTCGCCCGCGACGCCGTTGAAGTAAGCCTCGCCCGCCAGCGCGCCGTACAGGACGGTGTTGCCGGCGATGATGTGGTCCGGGCCGAAGCCGCGGAAGTCGTTGGGCGAGCGCACCACGATGCGGCCGCCGGACAGGCCCTTGCCGACGTAGTCGTTGGCTTCGCCGACCAGGTCCAGGGTGATGCCGTGCGCCAGGAAGGCGCCGAAGCTCTGGCCGGCCGTGCCGTTGCACTGGATGTGGATGGTGTCGTCGGGCAGGCCCTCATGGCCGTAGCGCGTCGCCACCGCGCCGGACAGCATGGCGCCGATGGTGCGGTTGCGGTTGCGCACCGGCACGATGAACGACACCTTTTCGCCCCGCTCCAGCGCCGGCTTGCTGCGTTCGATCAGTTGATGATCCAGCGCGCCGGCCAGGCCGTGGTCCTGCGTTTCGGTCTGGCGCACCGGGCCGTCGGACGGCGCCTGGTAGAACACGCGGGTGAAGTCCAGGCCGCCGGCTTTCCAGTGTTCGATGCCGACGCGGGTGTCCAGCAGGTCGCTGCGGCCGATCAGTTCGTCGAACTTGCGGATGCCCAGCTGCGCCATGATTTCGCGCACTTCCTCGGCGACGAAGAAGAAGTAATTGACGACGTGCTCGGGCTTGCCCTGGAATTTCTTGCGCAGCACCGGATCCTGCGTGGCCACGCCCACCGGGCAGGTGTTCAGGTGGCACTTGCGCATCATGATGCAGCCTTCGACGACCAGCGGCGCGGTGGCGAAGCCGAATTCGTCGGCGCCCAGCAGCGCGCCGATCACGACGTCGCGGCCGGTCTTCATCTGGCCGTCGGCCTGCACGCGGATGCGGCTGCGCAGGCGGTTCAGCACCAGGGTCTGCTGGGTTTCGGCCAGGCCCAGTTCCCACGGCGTGCCGACCTGCTTGATCGACGACACCGGGGAAGCCCCCGTGCCGCCGTCATGCCCGGCGATCACGACGTGATCGGCCTTGGCCTTGGCGACGCCCGCGGCGACCGTGCCCACGCCCACTTCGGACACCAGCTTGACCGAGATCGACGAACGCGAATTGACGTTCTTCAGGTCGTGGATCAGCTGCGCCAGGTCTTCGATGGAATAGATGTCGTGGTGCGGCGGCGGCGAAATCAGGCCCACGCCGGGCACCGAATAACGCAGCTTGGCGATGTACTCGGACACCTTGTGGCCGGGCAGCTGGCCGCCTTCGCCGGGCTTGGCGCCCTGCGCCATCTTGATCTGGATCTGGTCGGCGCTGCTCAGGTACTCGGCG
It encodes the following:
- a CDS encoding glutamate synthase subunit beta; the encoded protein is MGKITGFLEYQRLHEAHEAPSARLKTWREFVVRLDDEASKVQAARCMDCGIPFCNNGCPVNNIIPDWNDLVYRQEWRKALDVLHSTNNFPEFTGRICPAPCEAACTLNINNDAVGIKSIEHAIIDKGWEEGWVVPQPPSRKTGKKVAVVGSGPAGLACAQQLARAGHAVTVFEKSDRIGGLLRYGIPDFKLEKSQIDRRISQMEAEGVEFSPSTYIGNPADPAADGLTARTPESLREEFDAVVMAGGSETPRDLPVPGRELQGVYYAMDFLRQQNKAVAGDRLTDQTLAKGKHVVVIGGGDTGSDCVGTSNRHGAVSVTQFELMPQPPESENKPMTWPYWPAKLRTSSSHEEGCDRDWAVTTKSLVGEKGVVRKLIAARVEWVKDEATGQMKMREVEGSEFEVKADLVLLAMGFVAPRQQVLESFGVDRDARGNVRANTDDYRTSVEKVFAAGDMRRGQSLVVWAIREGRQCARAVDAFLMGDSDLPR
- a CDS encoding (2Fe-2S)-binding protein, with product MNEDAMDAAPKPIRLVVNGETRQGTAEPRVHLADFLRGELKLTGTHVGCEHGVCGACTVLVDGHSARACLMLAVQAEDCQVETIEGLAASDGTPHALQAAFHELHALQCGYCTPGILMSLVELLRDQPDPDEDAVRDVLSGHLCRCTGYQNIVAAALRAARRLREGQGDGRIV
- a CDS encoding xanthine dehydrogenase family protein molybdopterin-binding subunit, translated to MDVSFEREPRADTANAEARVASHANPGIGQSALRIEDESLLTGTARFLDDIAVDGTLHACFVRSPHAHARILSIDATAARAMPGVAAVYAAQDLFGELTEWRMPLGFPLANLPADTTPFVLAPRETAFVGEAVAIVVASSRHVAEDAAAAVAVDYEVLPAVSDCRDALAPSAPRVRTEVASNVLQQYVLSYGDCDAAFAAAHRVLEEEFHVHRGCAHPMEGRGVLARPDPSSGELTVWSSTQMAHELHYTIALMLGHPEDLLRVVTPDVGGGFGAKFMIYPEEIAVPAAARKLGRPVKWVEDRRENFVSAIQERDQYWSMAVAVDERGRLLGLRGRMVHDHGAYTPQGTNVPYNAASSMTGPYIVPAYHLDVSVAYTNKVPVATVRGAGYPQAAFVMERLLDRISAELGIDRAECRRRNLIPAEKIPYTKPLKSRAGVPLTIDSGDFPALQARALEAIDYDGFEARRLASLDKGLHRGIGLANSVKPTGRGPFESARVRVQPSGQITVYTGALAMGQGIKTTLAQICAGHLGVAPEAVHVIAGDTAFVSYGMGGFASRQAIMAGSAVDQASARLRRRILDAAAVVLNTLPDDLTLRDGEVVPRTGTGDSVALARLAMLLKGVPGYALPVPGDPGLDEVEHFHCDAQAYAGASHACEVEVDALTGAVAIVRYVAVQDSGRIINPMLAEGQVHGGVVHGIGNALFEWMGYDDSGQPLTTTFAEYLLPTAPEVPDVEVIFQPSLTPLNPLGVKGVGECATIPVAAAVIGAVEHALADQGVRLFEFPLTPVRLLECLDMAAGQGAGQGAGADGSGAGPREASSAIEGP
- a CDS encoding ABC transporter substrate-binding protein; this encodes MSNKLRISLACGSYDRTQALFDGRAPIEGCEVAAVPIEPEEAFHRAFRYQEFDVTEISMSSHMMTTARGDNEYVAVPAFISRVFRQSGIYVRTDRGINTPQDLRGKVIGVPEYQITANVWIRGILEDEYGVKPSDIKWRRGGIEEAGRGERAPIDLGKDIDLQQIPDDKTLSGMLEAGEIDGYIGARAPSCFLRGAPNVGRLFGDYIEAEKDYYRRTKIFPIMHMVGIRKSLVEENPWLPVSVYKAFLKAKALAVKELNEICHLAVTLPWMVHHYNEARSIMGDDYWPYGLEANRHNIETFARYHFEQGLSKRKVAPEELFAKAALDLSKI
- a CDS encoding SRPBCC family protein, with amino-acid sequence MEFTNTFHVPLPLEEAWQLMLDVPRILPCLPGARLTEVLGDDRYKGSVSVRLGPIRLSFDGEAALVRRDEARHIAWLEGSGTDAKGRGSARSEFSFALTPAADGTQVTVTTQLALSGSVAQYGRGSGMIAEVAAQILGQFERNLAQSLALDDGVMADAAAPAMTAMTGEGGASAPAATAPRANATASAGGPAVTPNPHTGSVPAQGVDAQAVLLQAQAVLSQAQAVLALAQSLMVQGRQRAAGGAAPAAELNMLSIGAKAMWARLRYGLAGLFGRRP
- a CDS encoding MFS transporter, which gives rise to MSQKSADSEAQRQSAPLVNPASAQLDTPLLMAMAVACGVFVANVYFNQPILELLQRAFPRSVALVNLVPTATQLGFACGLFFLVPLGDRVDRRKLILGQAALLIVALVCVATAPNVWALVAASAVVGLSASVAQQIVPFAAELATPGRRGQVVGTVMSGVLCGMLLGRAFGGFAGDHWGWRATFWLGAITTALAWLMLLARLPHSAPKTDHGYIRLMKSLIVLWREEPLLRRATCIQAALFGSFIGLWTILALRLHQAFGLGADVAGLMGVVGAAGILIAPLAGRVADRRGPHAVIGLGCLIMLVSYAVLGFWGSLVGLVVGIVLLDFGEQAALISNQHVIYALRPEARSRLNTLFMSGMFVGGAAGSWGAGLSWRLGGWPAASLFGGALVLLAFVLHFSGRLAARGKAGA
- a CDS encoding FAD binding domain-containing protein: MKAPVLRYLAPRTVDEALRMLGDTENARILAGGQSLVAMLNMRFAFPDCLVDINRIPELAYIRADDTGDWIEIGAMTRQRDVEFSPLVAERLPLWREAVLHVGHRQTRNRGTVGGSLCQLDPSAEIPTVAMAMDAAVVVRSRRGTRQIAIADFPAAYMTPAMEPDEMVTAVRVPAWPRRHGHAFVEFARRHGDFAIVSCAAMVALDDRRRIARASLTLGGVAIAPLRMREAEQALLGRAPDADTLADAAALCGQVDASGDSYVPAWYRRRLAAVLARRALDQAVRRAIASEETASP
- a CDS encoding tripartite tricarboxylate transporter substrate binding protein — its product is MAAVLQAGASAAVAQGAASFPDKNLDIIVTFPPGGGTDMLARLIANYIPETLGKSAIVENRPGASGNVGARVVKERAPDGYSLLMVNSSFAVNPGVFKTLPFDPKKDFDAIINIAYVPSVLVVPANSAYQKLADVTAAATKSNDVSFGSCGNGTPQHLAGELFKLQAKVNMVHVPYKGCGPALNDVVGGQIGLAVITASSALPFIKAGKLRALAVTSKERSKLMPDVPTVAEQGYPGYELTQWHGLLVPAGTPDDIKQKLYDGVARIMRRPEVQQRLADLGYDTASDGPAVFQKMVASDIDKFTALAQKIGLSAD